One genomic segment of Dehalogenimonas alkenigignens includes these proteins:
- a CDS encoding PAS domain-containing sensor histidine kinase, giving the protein MNNKIGIISCSFILKHVKSVLLNNDGFKIYPLVPACLFKVSPTLLRHVFDQAAIENRVSLVAYGYCHKDLPAIFDEYKDHVVKIPGDNCWEMLLGINTFREYVNEGSWLLRTAVCNEWRGETFIAYGSLNPSFNLVKGCNTQKITACRFEPEKPRDSEVYSFAQAFDTPPQVVECNLTHFKALIQQGINDAHKLALDSFVVKTSPKSQKIDKTMPSEICDIGFQYDIYSKYITFISPKVTQLLGFTPSEFMKYFINDPEHYYYFDSDTQTQLISQRYTFVSNCISKGMQYPLSIEYRAKRKDGEIIWIKEHIYPRYNDDGSVSNRFEGKLEDISHWKSVELNLKHLYEQEAAAKSALQNEIDKRVEFTRALVHELKTPLTPILLASDTLANNICEKQWLPLIECINKGATDLSGRIDEILDLARGEVGILRVDCSPFSINDLISEIVHSFALRAKNNNQRLLQRLDKTIPFAMADSKRIKQVLMNLIDNAIKYSGERTTITLSTSMLNEKLAVMVQDDGPGIPEERQPDLFIPYKCTNKLSGLGIGLALSKKIVELHEGKIWVVNNQSGGCAFYFTLPVMVTPNAQKATCESINYRG; this is encoded by the coding sequence ATGAATAATAAAATCGGTATCATATCTTGTTCATTCATACTTAAGCATGTTAAATCTGTGTTACTGAATAACGATGGATTCAAAATATACCCTTTAGTACCAGCCTGTCTGTTCAAGGTATCCCCAACTTTACTCCGACATGTCTTCGATCAAGCAGCTATCGAAAATCGGGTCTCGCTTGTGGCTTATGGATATTGCCACAAGGATTTACCTGCAATATTTGATGAATATAAAGATCATGTTGTTAAAATCCCAGGCGATAATTGTTGGGAAATGCTATTAGGTATTAATACTTTCCGAGAATATGTCAATGAGGGAAGTTGGCTTCTAAGGACTGCAGTTTGTAACGAATGGCGTGGCGAAACCTTTATTGCTTACGGATCTCTTAACCCAAGCTTCAACCTAGTAAAAGGCTGTAACACACAAAAAATTACAGCTTGTAGGTTTGAACCTGAGAAACCACGTGATTCTGAAGTTTACTCTTTCGCACAAGCCTTTGATACTCCTCCTCAAGTTGTTGAGTGTAACTTAACGCATTTTAAAGCTTTGATTCAGCAGGGAATCAATGATGCGCATAAATTAGCTCTTGACAGTTTTGTCGTAAAAACATCTCCCAAATCACAGAAAATAGACAAAACTATGCCAAGTGAAATATGCGATATTGGATTCCAATATGATATCTATTCTAAATATATTACTTTTATTAGTCCAAAAGTTACCCAACTATTGGGTTTTACCCCTTCGGAATTTATGAAATACTTTATCAATGATCCTGAACACTATTATTACTTCGATAGTGATACTCAAACACAACTTATCTCGCAAAGATACACATTCGTTTCTAATTGTATCTCCAAAGGCATGCAGTATCCACTATCGATTGAATACAGAGCAAAAAGAAAAGATGGAGAAATTATATGGATCAAAGAACATATATATCCCCGGTATAATGATGATGGCAGTGTCAGTAACCGTTTTGAAGGAAAGCTAGAAGATATTTCACACTGGAAAAGCGTGGAACTTAATTTAAAACACCTGTATGAACAGGAGGCTGCAGCAAAGTCAGCGTTACAGAATGAAATTGATAAGCGTGTAGAATTCACTCGGGCTTTGGTCCATGAATTGAAAACCCCTCTAACTCCAATATTACTGGCAAGCGATACACTTGCCAATAATATTTGCGAGAAACAATGGCTTCCGTTAATTGAGTGTATCAATAAAGGAGCCACCGATTTGAGTGGCAGGATTGATGAAATCCTTGATTTAGCTCGAGGTGAAGTCGGTATATTGAGGGTAGATTGTTCGCCTTTTAGTATAAATGATTTGATCTCAGAAATAGTGCACTCTTTTGCACTGCGGGCTAAGAATAATAACCAGCGTCTATTACAAAGACTAGATAAAACTATTCCCTTTGCAATGGCAGATAGCAAACGAATAAAACAGGTCTTGATGAATCTTATCGATAATGCCATCAAATATTCTGGTGAACGAACAACTATCACCTTGAGTACCAGTATGTTGAATGAAAAGTTGGCTGTAATGGTACAAGATGATGGACCAGGCATTCCTGAGGAAAGACAACCGGATCTTTTTATTCCATATAAATGTACAAATAAACTCAGTGGTCTCGGAATAGGACTCGCACTTTCTAAAAAGATTGTCGAGCTCCATGAGGGAAAGATTTGGGTGGTTAATAATCAAAGCGGTGGCTGTGCATTTTATTTTACCCTTCCAGTCATGGTTACACCCAATGCTCAAAAGGCTACGTGTGAAAGTATTAATTATCGAGGATGA
- a CDS encoding response regulator transcription factor, whose translation MKVLIIEDDQQIIDTVSLVLRLVWPDVALFSTPYGKKGIELVERHMPDSILLDLGLPDIDGYEVLKQIRAFTSIPVIVITVRDEEISLIKAFEMNADDYLIKPFRQMELIARLKSAMKKRSFFEEDLTISCNNIHYGSSINEVYIGNIKRELTSTEGRLLYHLLKKAGKIITKVELAEMIWGEFIPGSSENIKNYICRLRKKIEDDPNNPKIIVSRRGIGYTIPLSRNFT comes from the coding sequence GTGAAAGTATTAATTATCGAGGATGACCAGCAAATTATCGATACGGTCTCACTAGTATTAAGGTTAGTTTGGCCGGATGTCGCTTTATTTTCAACCCCTTATGGTAAAAAGGGGATTGAATTGGTTGAGAGACATATGCCTGATTCAATTCTTCTTGATCTTGGTCTCCCAGATATCGACGGATATGAGGTATTAAAACAAATACGTGCCTTTACGAGTATCCCGGTAATTGTAATTACAGTGCGAGATGAAGAGATATCATTGATTAAAGCTTTCGAGATGAATGCGGATGACTATCTCATCAAACCTTTTAGACAAATGGAATTGATAGCAAGACTAAAATCTGCGATGAAAAAACGTTCTTTTTTTGAAGAGGATCTCACGATATCATGCAACAATATCCACTATGGTTCTTCCATCAATGAGGTTTACATTGGGAATATCAAGCGGGAACTGACCTCTACGGAAGGTAGGTTGTTGTACCACCTGCTAAAAAAGGCGGGAAAGATCATAACCAAGGTTGAGCTTGCTGAAATGATTTGGGGTGAATTCATTCCAGGTTCCTCAGAAAATATTAAAAATTATATATGCCGTTTACGGAAAAAAATTGAAGATGATCCCAATAACCCCAAAATTATTGTCAGTCGCAGGGGCATAGGATACACTATCCCTCTATCACGTAATTTCACCTAA
- a CDS encoding adenosylcobalamin-dependent ribonucleoside-diphosphate reductase → MVLEITREIESALTPNALRVLEKRYLRRDRNGRITETPEQMFRRVARFVAQAEKQYRPEVEVDTIADEFYRAMASLEFLPNSPTLLNAGTETGQLSSCFVLPVPDSLEETFDAVKYTAMIHKSGGGIGFNVSHIRPTGSAVGEHFDAAGGPVALIHVFAGAADYIRQGGVRRGCNSVVMSVSHPDILHFINAKSNPSLLTNFYNSVSVTDDFMDKVRSGDDYCLIDPNTGRAVGSLNASAVFKRIVDQAWSTGDPGLVFIDRINRDNPTPSLGRLETITGCGEQALLPYESCNLGSINLAAMLKEKGGTLSIDFNKLARLIPIAVRFLDNVIDVNKFPVPVIERTTRLTRKIGLGVMGFADMLIQLGVSYNSTKAITMAEEIMEFISERAKEASYNLALERGVFPAWSGSIYEKRGLPMRNASCTTIAPTGTISIIAGVSSGIEPIFAAVFVRNILDGENLLEINPYFERIARERGFYSRELIEQLVTSNHLHSRKEVPEDVRKIFVTAHRVSPEWHVRIQAAFQRHIDNAVSKTVNFPKSASREDIARVFMMAWEWGLKGITVYRDRSRQSQPLCINEIGKYLIEDLFNQSQTSER, encoded by the coding sequence ATGGTCCTTGAAATAACCAGAGAAATTGAATCAGCCCTCACCCCCAACGCTCTCCGAGTGCTGGAGAAACGTTATCTTAGGCGTGATCGCAATGGCCGGATCACTGAGACACCGGAGCAAATGTTCCGCCGCGTCGCCCGATTTGTCGCCCAAGCCGAGAAACAATATCGCCCGGAAGTTGAAGTCGATACCATCGCCGATGAATTCTACCGGGCTATGGCTTCTCTTGAATTCCTGCCCAACTCCCCCACCCTTCTTAACGCCGGCACCGAGACTGGGCAGCTTTCATCGTGCTTCGTGCTCCCGGTGCCAGATTCCTTGGAAGAGACCTTCGATGCTGTGAAATATACTGCAATGATCCATAAAAGCGGTGGGGGCATCGGCTTCAACGTGTCGCATATTAGACCCACGGGCAGCGCCGTCGGTGAACACTTTGATGCCGCCGGTGGTCCGGTGGCTCTAATCCACGTCTTTGCCGGAGCTGCGGACTACATCCGCCAAGGCGGAGTCAGGCGTGGCTGCAACTCGGTTGTTATGAGCGTATCCCATCCCGATATTCTCCATTTCATCAATGCCAAGAGCAACCCGAGCCTTCTAACCAATTTCTATAATTCTGTTTCGGTAACCGATGACTTCATGGATAAAGTCAGATCCGGCGACGATTACTGCCTCATCGACCCCAACACCGGTCGAGCCGTCGGTAGTCTCAATGCCTCTGCCGTGTTTAAGCGTATCGTCGACCAGGCCTGGAGCACCGGCGACCCCGGTCTCGTCTTTATAGACCGCATCAACCGCGATAATCCCACGCCCAGCTTGGGCCGGTTAGAAACAATCACCGGCTGTGGAGAGCAGGCTTTACTCCCCTACGAGTCCTGCAACCTCGGCTCCATCAATCTCGCCGCCATGCTTAAAGAGAAGGGTGGCACCCTCTCCATTGATTTTAATAAGTTGGCGCGGTTGATCCCGATCGCTGTCCGCTTCTTGGATAACGTCATCGACGTCAACAAGTTCCCTGTCCCGGTGATCGAACGCACAACCAGACTAACAAGGAAGATCGGCCTTGGCGTCATGGGCTTTGCCGATATGCTCATCCAGCTGGGTGTATCTTACAACTCGACCAAAGCTATCACAATGGCTGAGGAAATAATGGAGTTTATCTCCGAACGCGCCAAGGAAGCCTCTTACAACCTCGCTCTCGAAAGGGGGGTCTTCCCCGCCTGGTCCGGTAGTATCTATGAAAAACGCGGCCTCCCCATGAGGAACGCCTCCTGCACTACCATCGCCCCGACCGGAACCATCTCCATTATCGCCGGGGTCTCGTCAGGCATCGAACCTATCTTCGCCGCGGTTTTTGTGAGAAACATCCTCGATGGCGAAAATCTCCTCGAGATCAACCCTTATTTTGAACGAATCGCCCGGGAGCGCGGCTTTTACTCCCGTGAGCTTATAGAGCAACTAGTGACCTCTAACCACCTGCACAGCCGGAAAGAAGTGCCGGAAGACGTTCGGAAAATCTTTGTTACCGCCCACCGTGTTTCGCCTGAATGGCATGTCCGTATCCAGGCGGCGTTCCAGCGGCATATCGATAATGCCGTAAGTAAGACGGTGAACTTCCCCAAGAGTGCCAGCCGTGAAGATATCGCCCGGGTCTTTATGATGGCCTGGGAGTGGGGTCTGAAGGGAATTACGGTATATCGGGACAGGAGCCGTCAATCACAACCCCTATGTATTAACGAAATAGGTAAGTATTTAATAGAAGACTTATTTAACCAAAGTCAAACAAGCGAGAGGTGA
- a CDS encoding reductive dehalogenase domain-containing protein yields MLVKHKLNEKERGYSRRDFLKITGGSGIGFASLAAVAAIKELPGTNEGMLFNSRLKDPYLPQYPTEYPWWVKEIDDTANSLGTTEIVPNELALGSTKVNGQYQPFTDGRQDGFQAVGNAATNQDWSGEWGKIAQEAVTSRNEWIANMTPEELQDYRFGTAIVQASDHWHVNTAEKNWIKLPINAAKVEISAEEMTVKLKGVAHWFGVDQIRVCAIDDKMKPFLYKVAATSGTLRGYRPKGWIDPGRPVAWPYPYKYAIVMGIFTSLPTHRAGVGPLANASTATTCSDQDVYSKYMESTIRGLGYDAYGMIIADEDCCETPFAIRAGLAEAGRSGLAIAPWGAGLRTIVVATNAPLVPDKPINFGLREFCKVCGRCSANCVSQVIGKDPEPSLINGAYKWEYDGFQCMKQRTAFGCQFCVSVCPWSSPNTPTHDIGRVLASIPMLAPMMVKVADITYGKYPRGENADKWQPWHTPADWAPWRT; encoded by the coding sequence ATGCTCGTCAAACACAAATTGAATGAAAAAGAGAGAGGTTATAGTCGTAGAGACTTCTTGAAGATTACGGGTGGGTCAGGTATCGGTTTCGCTTCCTTGGCTGCCGTAGCTGCAATTAAAGAACTGCCAGGAACTAATGAAGGAATGCTCTTCAATAGCCGTCTTAAAGATCCCTATTTGCCCCAGTATCCAACCGAATATCCTTGGTGGGTCAAAGAGATAGATGACACTGCGAATTCGCTGGGTACAACTGAAATAGTACCTAATGAGCTTGCTTTGGGATCAACAAAAGTGAACGGTCAATACCAACCCTTTACCGACGGGCGACAAGACGGTTTTCAGGCTGTAGGTAATGCTGCAACGAATCAAGACTGGTCCGGGGAATGGGGTAAAATTGCGCAGGAGGCGGTTACCTCTCGTAATGAATGGATAGCCAACATGACACCAGAGGAATTGCAAGACTACCGTTTCGGGACAGCGATAGTCCAAGCCTCGGATCATTGGCATGTTAACACCGCAGAGAAGAATTGGATTAAACTCCCAATTAATGCGGCGAAGGTTGAAATTTCTGCCGAAGAGATGACTGTGAAGTTAAAAGGTGTGGCGCACTGGTTTGGTGTAGATCAAATTCGTGTCTGTGCAATTGACGATAAAATGAAACCGTTTCTTTACAAAGTTGCTGCAACTTCAGGCACCTTACGTGGTTACCGTCCCAAAGGTTGGATAGATCCTGGCAGACCTGTGGCTTGGCCCTATCCCTACAAATATGCAATTGTAATGGGCATTTTCACAAGTTTACCAACCCACCGTGCTGGGGTGGGCCCCCTTGCCAATGCATCAACAGCAACAACTTGCAGTGATCAAGATGTCTATTCCAAATACATGGAGTCTACTATCCGAGGCTTGGGTTACGACGCCTATGGCATGATCATTGCAGATGAGGATTGTTGTGAGACTCCTTTTGCAATTAGAGCGGGGTTAGCTGAGGCTGGGCGATCCGGTCTAGCTATTGCACCTTGGGGTGCTGGATTACGGACTATAGTTGTTGCAACGAACGCACCACTCGTCCCTGACAAGCCGATAAATTTTGGTTTGCGAGAATTTTGCAAAGTATGCGGTCGGTGCTCAGCCAATTGCGTATCACAAGTTATCGGAAAAGATCCAGAACCATCTTTGATTAACGGTGCCTATAAGTGGGAATATGATGGGTTTCAATGTATGAAACAAAGAACGGCATTCGGCTGTCAATTCTGTGTCAGTGTCTGTCCATGGAGTTCACCAAACACTCCAACTCACGATATTGGTCGCGTATTAGCTAGTATACCGATGCTTGCTCCGATGATGGTCAAGGTGGCAGATATTACTTATGGTAAGTATCCTAGGGGTGAAAATGCCGACAAATGGCAACCTTGGCACACACCTGCGGACTGGGCACCCTGGCGAACTTAG
- a CDS encoding bile acid:sodium symporter, which yields MLIFAIFAGLNMAPLAQLTESWIIPSLIIAMSLSLSHIDITKDLLLPRKILKATSMGLLLNFILLGGLNIILGHLFTDDKYLIAGLVVLAGAPPSLLITPCTYNIKGDVSFSFLSAIACYFLSILILPLLIYVFLGSTYWGVDLFNVIFQIVVLPLILSRIIRNIKQSRLIQPYNGHIINWCIAIVCFTLVGLNHELLTTYSNNLLIAFIVAAATIFLLGELIYRTSRLLIIPTPTAISYMLLGSMKKWAGASTIAYVILGPKASVPAIAALIVGFLYYLFLSIRFHKNIGIETKIFEK from the coding sequence ATGCTCATTTTTGCCATATTCGCTGGCCTCAATATGGCGCCGTTGGCTCAACTCACCGAAAGTTGGATCATCCCTTCACTCATCATTGCCATGTCTTTGTCTTTAAGTCATATCGATATAACTAAAGATCTGCTACTACCTAGAAAGATACTCAAAGCGACCAGTATGGGTTTGTTGCTCAATTTTATTCTGTTAGGTGGCCTCAATATCATATTGGGTCACCTATTTACGGATGATAAGTATTTAATTGCTGGTTTAGTCGTTTTAGCTGGTGCTCCCCCATCACTTTTAATCACACCTTGCACGTATAACATCAAGGGCGATGTATCCTTCTCATTTTTAAGTGCTATTGCGTGTTATTTCTTATCCATCTTGATCTTACCGTTATTAATATATGTTTTTCTTGGTAGCACCTATTGGGGAGTAGATCTATTCAATGTAATATTTCAAATTGTCGTTTTACCGCTCATATTGTCACGTATTATCAGAAATATAAAACAATCTAGACTTATACAACCATATAACGGCCATATCATAAATTGGTGTATTGCCATCGTTTGTTTTACCCTAGTAGGATTAAATCATGAATTACTTACTACGTACTCAAACAACCTTTTAATTGCGTTTATCGTTGCTGCGGCCACAATATTTCTTCTTGGGGAATTGATTTATCGTACTAGTAGGTTATTAATAATTCCAACGCCAACTGCCATCAGTTATATGCTTCTTGGTTCAATGAAAAAATGGGCTGGAGCGAGTACCATCGCATACGTAATATTGGGCCCAAAAGCTTCCGTACCTGCGATTGCTGCTTTAATCGTAGGTTTTCTTTACTATTTATTCCTTTCGATACGTTTTCATAAGAACATTGGGATTGAAACCAAGATTTTCGAAAAATAG
- a CDS encoding recombinase family protein: protein MRVAIYARVSTSDKDQDLATQLMPLREFVKSQSWQTYNEYSDQVSATDIVHRTSWRELLSDASKRRFDLILVWRMDRAFRSVLDAATTLERLKTWGVGLRSYTEPWLDTTSPFGEVLYYITVAYAQMERSILRERVKAGMDRARKQGMQIGRPRVTDRRGFNQTYGAVLERLKAGELSRRQAARELRIGYATFKRLLDADKGRETN from the coding sequence ATGAGAGTCGCGATTTACGCCAGAGTATCGACCTCGGACAAGGATCAAGACCTTGCCACCCAACTCATGCCTTTAAGAGAGTTCGTAAAGTCGCAGAGTTGGCAGACTTACAATGAATACTCAGATCAAGTGTCTGCCACCGATATTGTCCATAGGACCTCCTGGCGCGAACTTCTTAGTGACGCCAGTAAGCGGCGTTTTGACTTGATCCTTGTCTGGAGAATGGACCGGGCTTTCCGGTCAGTGCTTGATGCCGCGACTACCCTCGAAAGGCTGAAGACCTGGGGAGTCGGTCTTCGTTCTTACACCGAGCCCTGGCTGGACACCACCTCGCCTTTTGGTGAAGTCCTTTATTACATCACTGTCGCTTATGCCCAAATGGAGAGGTCGATCTTGAGAGAAAGGGTTAAGGCCGGCATGGACCGTGCCCGGAAACAGGGGATGCAGATAGGGCGACCAAGGGTAACCGACAGGCGAGGTTTCAATCAGACTTATGGAGCAGTTTTGGAGCGCCTCAAAGCTGGAGAGTTATCAAGACGCCAGGCAGCGAGAGAGCTCCGCATCGGTTATGCCACTTTCAAGCGGTTACTCGACGCTGACAAGGGCAGGGAGACCAACTAG
- a CDS encoding ParB N-terminal domain-containing protein codes for MKIITLPLTVLVEAPWNPNQMDEAGFERLKNSLTRYGLVEPLVVRPIQSLYEVLSGNQRLKVIKDIGIELVPCVVVDLKDAEAMLLAQALNGLRGQDDLALKGALLKEILSSIPESEVLSVLPETSQSLSTLSTISEGTLAEHLEAWEQAQAARLSHMQLQFTRPQLETVQEALARILPVAKDSSKDNPNTRGTAMYLLCKFFLERYQPE; via the coding sequence ATGAAAATCATCACCCTGCCTCTGACCGTTTTGGTGGAAGCACCTTGGAACCCGAATCAGATGGACGAAGCTGGATTCGAACGCCTGAAAAACAGCCTCACCCGATACGGTCTAGTTGAGCCTCTGGTGGTGAGGCCAATACAAAGCCTATACGAAGTCCTGTCTGGAAATCAGCGGCTGAAGGTGATCAAGGACATCGGGATCGAGCTGGTTCCTTGCGTCGTTGTTGACCTGAAAGATGCCGAAGCCATGCTTTTGGCACAGGCACTCAATGGTCTTAGGGGCCAAGACGACCTTGCTCTGAAGGGTGCTCTTCTTAAAGAGATTCTCTCGTCCATTCCCGAAAGTGAAGTGTTATCTGTTCTTCCGGAAACTTCACAAAGCCTTTCGACTCTTTCCACCATCAGTGAAGGCACTCTAGCTGAGCATCTTGAGGCCTGGGAGCAGGCGCAAGCCGCCAGGCTTTCTCATATGCAGCTGCAATTCACTCGGCCTCAACTCGAAACAGTGCAGGAGGCTCTTGCGAGGATTCTTCCTGTGGCAAAGGACTCAAGCAAAGACAATCCCAATACCCGCGGCACTGCAATGTATCTGCTGTGTAAATTCTTTCTAGAGAGGTATCAACCAGAATGA
- a CDS encoding DUF3631 domain-containing protein, with the protein MAVTHQNDILIKILSRLEKVSKPDKNGWYTALCPFHDDRNHPNLRFNERGFKCLACSEKGNLKKLASKLGIEIDSNPEKSVEVANYDYLDESGKVLFQVVRYQPKGFRQRRPDGRGGWIYNLEGVRRVLFRLPELISTPLETTVYVAEGEKGVLSLVGQGFVATCSPMGAGKWRDEFVPFFKNRAVVILPDNDDPGRAHAEQVAKSLITVARSVKVVALPGLGHKEDVYDWLGSGHNRAELEALVESSPRWELPKPVDLNQLIIDVSGFIRRFVVLPEHYLLAISLWVIHSHAFDHFDTTPYLSITSPEKRSGKTRLLEVLELLVAKPWFTGRVTPAVLARKIDAESPTLLLDESDAAFSGPEEYSETLRGILNTGYRRGGKASICTGQGANIGYKDLSTYCPKAIAGIGNLPDTVADRSILIILKRRMPDETVERFRRRTHEPEATALKGRIATAASSLEVTVPALPEELNDRAADCWEPLLAIADAAGRDCFEKARQAAIALMVKDNYQNDSMGVQLLTDLKQIFSTQTYMFTADMIEGLLSLDESPWNDLRGKPINGKKMASLLKSYGIRSQSIREGNQTPKGYYRADFDDAWKRYLPHTVRQSATSATPSFDSNVQNGPFRSATEAQKSENVADCVQSCANRNVADVADQNPLRGVPGEIEPQNESEVLDQWRDLSIPEWRRILKVSISSGDKGRERYARWMLREVLHDPEYEELGS; encoded by the coding sequence GTGGCAGTCACTCATCAGAACGACATTTTAATTAAAATACTTTCTCGGTTGGAGAAAGTATCCAAACCCGATAAAAACGGTTGGTACACAGCTCTCTGCCCTTTTCACGATGATCGGAATCACCCCAATCTTCGCTTCAATGAACGAGGCTTCAAGTGCCTGGCTTGTAGTGAAAAGGGTAATCTAAAGAAGCTTGCTTCTAAGCTAGGGATTGAAATTGATTCAAATCCCGAGAAATCCGTTGAAGTTGCCAATTACGATTACCTAGATGAATCTGGCAAAGTTCTTTTCCAGGTCGTCCGTTATCAGCCGAAGGGTTTCAGACAGCGCCGTCCTGATGGCAGGGGCGGTTGGATCTATAACTTGGAGGGCGTCCGGCGGGTACTTTTCCGCCTCCCTGAACTTATCTCAACACCTCTCGAAACGACGGTTTACGTGGCCGAAGGAGAGAAGGGCGTTCTTTCCCTGGTCGGTCAGGGGTTTGTTGCCACCTGCTCGCCAATGGGGGCAGGTAAATGGCGCGATGAATTTGTACCTTTCTTTAAGAATCGAGCCGTCGTCATACTACCCGACAACGACGATCCTGGCAGAGCCCATGCCGAGCAGGTAGCCAAGTCACTTATTACCGTTGCCCGATCGGTCAAAGTTGTTGCCCTGCCGGGACTTGGCCACAAAGAAGACGTCTATGACTGGCTCGGTTCAGGCCACAATCGGGCGGAGCTTGAAGCCCTGGTGGAGAGTTCGCCACGATGGGAGCTACCCAAACCTGTTGACTTGAACCAGCTGATCATCGACGTCTCAGGTTTTATCAGGCGTTTTGTCGTTTTGCCTGAACATTATTTACTTGCCATCTCGCTCTGGGTAATCCATAGTCATGCCTTCGATCATTTCGACACGACCCCGTATCTATCGATTACCTCGCCAGAAAAGAGGTCGGGTAAGACCAGGTTACTGGAAGTCCTGGAACTGCTGGTGGCTAAGCCTTGGTTCACGGGGAGGGTAACACCGGCGGTATTAGCCCGTAAGATCGATGCCGAATCTCCGACGCTTCTGCTCGATGAATCGGACGCTGCCTTCAGCGGTCCCGAAGAATATTCAGAGACGCTTCGCGGAATCCTGAACACCGGTTACCGTCGTGGTGGTAAGGCATCGATCTGCACAGGACAGGGTGCCAATATCGGTTATAAAGACCTGTCGACCTACTGTCCGAAAGCCATCGCCGGGATTGGTAACTTGCCTGATACCGTAGCTGACCGAAGCATTCTAATAATCCTGAAGAGGCGCATGCCCGATGAGACAGTCGAACGATTCCGCCGCCGTACCCATGAACCTGAAGCGACAGCGCTCAAGGGGCGCATTGCCACGGCAGCAAGCAGCCTTGAGGTAACAGTCCCTGCTTTGCCTGAAGAACTTAATGATCGAGCCGCTGACTGCTGGGAACCTCTTCTGGCCATAGCTGATGCGGCAGGCAGGGATTGTTTTGAAAAAGCCCGACAAGCCGCTATCGCTCTTATGGTCAAAGACAATTACCAAAACGATTCGATGGGCGTGCAACTCCTAACAGATCTCAAACAAATTTTCAGTACCCAAACCTACATGTTCACGGCTGACATGATAGAAGGTCTGTTGAGTCTGGATGAATCGCCATGGAACGATCTGCGGGGCAAGCCGATAAATGGTAAGAAAATGGCCTCGCTTTTAAAGAGTTATGGGATCCGCAGCCAGTCGATCAGGGAAGGAAACCAGACGCCGAAGGGGTATTATCGGGCTGATTTTGATGATGCATGGAAGCGTTATTTGCCTCATACAGTGCGTCAATCCGCAACATCCGCAACACCCAGCTTTGACTCGAACGTCCAAAATGGGCCTTTTCGATCCGCAACAGAAGCCCAAAAATCCGAAAATGTTGCGGATTGTGTCCAAAGCTGCGCCAATCGTAATGTTGCGGATGTTGCGGATCAAAACCCCCTAAGAGGGGTTCCGGGTGAAATTGAGCCACAAAATGAGTCCGAAGTATTGGATCAGTGGAGGGATTTGAGCATCCCTGAGTGGCGACGGATTCTCAAGGTCAGCATATCGTCTGGCGACAAAGGGCGTGAAAGGTATGCCCGGTGGATGCTCAGGGAAGTCCTCCACGATCCAGAGTATGAGGAGCTAGGTTCATGA